The Bradyrhizobium diazoefficiens genome contains the following window.
CCCCAACGCCTTGCCAAAAATGCCGGTCGCGATCGCGCCGGGCGAGATCGAGTTGACGCGCACATTGGACTCGCCGAGCTCCATCGCCACGCATTTGGTGAGATGGATCACCGCCGCCTTGGCCGCGCCATAGACGACCGAGGAGGAGAAGCCGGCAAGGCGGCCGGCGATGCTGCCATTGTTGATGATGCTGCCAGACCCCTGCTTCTTCATATAGGGCGCCGCATGCTTCATGCCGAGCATGACGCCGCGCACCAGGGTCGCCATCGCCGCATCAAAGCGCTGGACCTCGAGGTCTTCGATGCCGCCGGTCTGCGCCGGCCCCCCGGCATTGTTGAAGAGGCAGTCGATCCGGCCGAATTTTTCCACCGCAAGCGCGATCACCGCCTGTATCTGCGCTTCGACGGTCACATCCGTCTGGCGGAAAACGCAGGATGCGCCCAACTGCTTCGCCAGAGCCTCGCCTTCCGGTATACGCCGGCCCGCGATCACAATTTTGGCACCTTCGGCAACGAAGACTTCTGCGGTACGCAATCCGATCCCGCTCGTCGCACCTGTAATCACGGCAACCTTGCCATCCAGCCTGCCCATGGAATGTCCCTGTTTTCCAATGATTTGATATCAAATAACGGACGCCGATCGATGACGTCGCCGCGGCAGTTCTGCACCGCGACAACCACTATTCCTGCCGGCTCCGAACAAGGCAAGCGTTGCTTGCGCGAGGGACATGCGTAACATTCTGGTCTGCCTTTCGAATTTCGAACGGGGATCGCAACCGGGCTGCGCATGGGGAAACTGATCGACGAATTCCGCAAAGGCTGGCAAGGCGTGGCGCCGCCATCGCTCGGCCTGAGCATCGTCTTTGCGGTAGCCTGCCTGCTGATCTCGACCCTGGCCCGCTGGGGTCTCGCGCATGTGCGCCCCGACGTCTACTTCTCGCCGTACTTCCCGGCCGTGTTCTTTGCCGCTGCCTTCGGAGGCTTGCGGATCGGCGTCATCACGGCGCTGGTCGGCGGCGTGCTTGGCGTGGTCGTGAATTTCGGCGATGCGCTTGCCGATCGCTCGCGATTTGTCCTGCTGACACTCTATTGGGGCGTCTCTGCACTCACCATCTGGGGCGTCGAGCACTATCGCACGATGCTGGCAGAGCAGCGCCGGATCTCCAAGCGCCTGATCGAGGAAGAGGACTATCGCAAGATCCTGGTCGACGAGCTGCAGCACCGGCTGAAGAACAAGCTGTCGACCGTGCACGCGGTGATGCACCAGGTGTTGCACGACCAGCCGCAGGTCTGGGCCCGGATCGACCCGCGGCTGCGCTCGCTGGCCGCGACCGACGATCTGATCTCAAAGATCGACAAGGCTGGCTGCGACATCCGCGACCTCCTGATCTCGGAGCTCGGCCCTTACGGTCACGTTCGCTTCACCCTCAACGGCGACCGGCTGTTCCTGCCACCAAAGCTTGCGGTCACATTGTCGCTGATGTTTCACGAGCTCGCCACCAATGCCGGCAAATACGGCGCCTTCTCCGCGCCGCGCGGATTGTTGCAGGTGTCATGGACAGTCAGCGACGACCGCCTGACC
Protein-coding sequences here:
- a CDS encoding SDR family NAD(P)-dependent oxidoreductase yields the protein MGRLDGKVAVITGATSGIGLRTAEVFVAEGAKIVIAGRRIPEGEALAKQLGASCVFRQTDVTVEAQIQAVIALAVEKFGRIDCLFNNAGGPAQTGGIEDLEVQRFDAAMATLVRGVMLGMKHAAPYMKKQGSGSIINNGSIAGRLAGFSSSVVYGAAKAAVIHLTKCVAMELGESNVRVNSISPGAIATGIFGKALGLTIEAAEKTPAVMRDVYKTAQPIPRAGIPDDIAHAAVFLASDESSFINGHDLVIDGAITGGRNWSQQQQGYVALRKAFDQGL
- a CDS encoding sensor histidine kinase, translating into MGKLIDEFRKGWQGVAPPSLGLSIVFAVACLLISTLARWGLAHVRPDVYFSPYFPAVFFAAAFGGLRIGVITALVGGVLGVVVNFGDALADRSRFVLLTLYWGVSALTIWGVEHYRTMLAEQRRISKRLIEEEDYRKILVDELQHRLKNKLSTVHAVMHQVLHDQPQVWARIDPRLRSLAATDDLISKIDKAGCDIRDLLISELGPYGHVRFTLNGDRLFLPPKLAVTLSLMFHELATNAGKYGAFSAPRGLLQVSWTVSDDRLTITWEENEGPSIGEISAPGFGTKLLKSALSAFDGKTEISYLKTGLHCIMQCRIPKSE